The genomic stretch CACCCGCTCCTCGGCGAGCACCTCGATGTGGGCGTCCTCCACGAAGTCGCCGATCAGGTCCACGCCGAAGGGGCGCGCGGTCAGCTCCCGGGTGGCCCGGACCATGGCGCCCAGGGCGGGCGGCGGCAGCATCGCCCCGCCCAGCGTGCCCAGTCCGCCCGCGTTGCTCACCGCGGCCGCCAGCGAGGGCCCCGCCAGGAAGGCCATGCCAGCGCTGATGATGGGGACATCCAGTCCGTACTGCTGGGTGAGCCGGGTCTTCATGACGGGATTCTCGCCTCTTCCTCGTCGAGCAGGAAGGCGAAGTGCTCCCGGTCCGTGCTCAGGGCCCGCGCCAGGTTGTCGAACTGCTGGCGGCCATACGTGGCGAACGCGTCCATCATCCGCAGCACCGCGCGCCGCTGCGTGTAGGTCGCCGGCAGGTGCGCGAGCGAGGTGGGACAGGTGGGCTCCCGCCAGTTCCGCTCCATCTGTCCGTAGAGCAGGTGGTGCGTGCCCTCGAGGTAGATGAGGGGCGGGCTCGTCGGATGGTCCGCCGCGAAGCGCTCCGTGAGCGCGCGCAGGTTGCCGAAGAAGGCGCGCGACATGAAGTGCACGGACAGGATGGCCCAGTACTTGAGCAGGGGATCGTTCGGATGGCGCAGCGTCTCGCGCCGGAACTCGTGCAGGGCCTCCATCTCCGGCCGGCCATACACCTTGTCGAAGAACCACCACTCGAGCAGCTCCGCGGGCGTCCAGGGAAGGCGGGCATCCATGTCCAGCACCTCCCAGTCATGCAGGAACAGCCCGGCCTCGGTGGAGAACGTGCGGCGCAGGAAGTCCACCGTGGGAGTGCCGGGCCCCGTGGCGGGCTCCTGCACCCGGCAGTCCTGGAGGTAGAAGGCATGCAGCGCGCTGATGCGGGGAGCGAACAGCAGCGCCGCGCAACGCAGGATGAAGACCGCCTCCTTTCCCTGCGCCTCGCGAATCATCGCGGAGATGGGGTGGCCCACGAAGTCGGCGTGGTGGCGGTGCCAGGCGGCGATGAGGTCTCCCTGCTCGGTGAAATTATCGGGCCGGGGGTTCCACGTCGGCGCCGGCAGCCGGCCGGCCTGGTACGCCTCCAGTTGCTCGCGAACGAGCCCCATGCGCTCGCGCCGCTCGTGCGTCAGCAGCGGACCCGGCCCTCCGGCCTCCTCCGCCGTCTGGACGAAGCGGTGCATGAAGTCGTTCATCTCCACCGACAGCGCATGCTTGCGCTCCACCAGCCGCAGGGCCCGCTCGCGCTGCTCGGCCGAGAACGTCACCAGCTCGGACTCCGAGGCGCCCACGTTTCCCGACTCCCGCTCCAGGTGGTGCATGCCGAAGTACACCGGGGTGATGCCCGTCTGCTGTCTCACCTGCCGCGCCTGGCTCGTCGTGGCGGAGAAGAGCAGGTGGCCATCCTGCTCGAGCTGCTCCACGTGCAGGTAGCGGTAGGCGGGCTCCGCCGCCTCGTGGCCGACGATCTCCTGGATGCGCTGGCTCTCCACGGCGCGTCCCGGGTCGAGCAGGGGTGACAGCCACAGCGCCCACATCAGCGAGCTGGCGCGCCGGGTGTCCCACAGCTCGTCCAGCTCCAGCCGGCGGAAGTCCGCCAGGAAGAGCCGAGCGTGCGTCTTGTCCTCCAGGGCGTGGTGATTGATGGCATCCTTGATCTTCGCGTCCTGCTCCGAGTCCTTCTCATTCTTGCGGAATGCGAGATAACGCTCGTTGTAGAAGGGGAAGGACATCACGAAGCCGAGCAGGGGAATGAAGCAGTCGTAGTGCCGCCGCGAGTCCCTCAGGTGCGAATCGCCAATCCAACGGTAGATGGCGTGTCCCTCCAACTGGTGGGAAAGGGTCTCCAGGTGTCCCAGGGCTTCCTGCATGGTCGACTCCTCTCGAGGTGGGGGCTCGGGTAAACGATTTACGGCTCGCTGAATCGATACTCCTCCCAGGGAAGTCGAATAAATGGGGCACCGGTAAAATCATTATCCCGAAAAGCGGCAGAATGAGCGGATGGATGTCTTTCAGGCGATGCGGGTGTTCGCGAAGGTGGTGGAGCTGGAAGGCTTTTCGCGGGCGGCGGAGCGGCTGGGCATCTCGGCCACGGCGGCGTCGCGGCAGGTGGCCGAGCTGGAGGCGCGGCTGGGAGTGAGGCTGCTGCATCGCACGACGCGCAGGCTGTATCTCACCGACAGCGGGCGGAGCTACTACGAGCGCTGCGCGCAGATCCTCAACGACCTGGACGAGGCGGAGCTGACCATCACCTCGGCGGCGGGGCGGCCCCAGGGCCTGCTGCGGGTGGCGGCGCCGGTGTCCTTTGGCGTCCAGCACCTCACGCCGCTGTTCCTGGACTACATGGAGCGCTACCCGGAGGTGAAGCTGGAGCTGTCGCTGTCCGACCGCATGGTGGACCTGGTCGAGGAGGGGTATGACCTGGCCCTGCGCATCACCCAGGAGCTGAAGACGACGTTGGTGGCCCGGCCGCTGGGCGTGGTGCGCCTGGTGGCCTGCGCGGCGCCCACCTACCTCAAGCGGCATGGGGTGCCCCGCGCGCCGGAGGAACTCCGTCACCACGAGTGCCTGTGCTACACGTACGACGCGCTGCGCGGCGTGTGGGAGTTCGAGGGGCCCTCGGGGCCCGTCCGGGTGTCCGTCCAGGGCCGGCTCGCCACCAACAACGGGGACTCGCTGCGCGCGGCGGCGGTGGCGGGGCGGGGCATCATCCTGGAGCCCACCTTCCTGGTGGGCGAGGACCTGCGGCAGGGACGCCTCGTCCGGCTGTTGCAGGACTACCCGGTGCCGCCCCTCACCCTCTACGCCGTCTATCCGAGCCGACGCTATCTCTCGCCCAAGGTGCGCACCCTCGTCGACTTCCTCGTCGAGCACCTCGCCGAGCCCCTTCCCTGGGACGCCTGGATGCGCGGCGGCGTCAGGGACACGGGCTCCGGGCGGTGAGCCGGGGTGGGGGAGGGGGCGCGCTCAGGCCGTGGCGGAGGGCGGCGTGGCGGGCGGAACCTGGAGGGCCTTCTGCTTCTTCGAGCGCATCACCAGGAAGATGATGCCCAGCACGAGTCCGATGCCCGCGCCCACGCCGGTGCCGGTGAGCTGGTAGCCCAGGAGCTGCGCGGTGACGTTGCGGATGACCTCGGGCAGGTTGCACATCGTCTGGGTCGCCTGGATGCGGGTGGTGTTGTCCCACTCGAGCCACTTGGGTCCCAGCCACGACGAGGTGGCCAGTCCCCCGAAGGCTCCCGCCAGGATGAAGGTGAGCAGTGTCTTCAGGGCGGCGATCATCTGGGAACCTCGGTCAGGAGACAGGGAAGCGTCCTTTAGCACGGGGCGGCGCGCGTGTTATTTGAAACCCGTGCCGCTCCTTCCGCTCGCCGCCCTGTTCGGGGTCATCACGTTCGTGTGTGCCCTCTTCCTGCTCGTCCATGCGTTCCGCCGCAGCCTGGGCACGGGGATGATGGTGCTCCTGGTGCCGTTCTACATGCCGGTGTATGCCTTCAGCCAGTTCGAGCACTCGCGCAAGAACCTCATCCTCGCGGGCTTCTTCGGCAGCACCCTGCTCACCGCCGTCTTCCTCGGACTGGGCGCCCATGCCCTGGAGCAGGTGATGGTGCGTCCGCCTCCACCCACGCCCTTCTGAGCCGCTCCGCGACGTGGCGCCCGTGGTTCCCCCTCCCGAGCCGCTGGTCTCGAACACGCCCCGCTGCCCGCCGCACCAGCGCCCGGCGGTCGCCACCTGCGTGCGCTGCGGCACCTTCCTGTGCGGCGAGTGCACCGAGTTGCTCGGCGAGGCGGCCACCTGCGCGTCCTGTCTTCCGCTGCTCCGGGCCCACGGCTCGGCCTCGCTCCCGCTCAAGCTGGCGTTCGGCCTGTGCGTGGCCGCGATGATGTCCTCGCCGCTTGCCCTGCTCCTGCCCCTGCACGTGAAGGTGGAGCCCGAGCGTGCCCTCATCGTGCTGCCCCTGTTGCGCCGCCTGCCCGTGCTCAACGTGCTGGCGGCCGGGGTGGGCGGGGTGCTGGCGTCGCGTGAGCTGCGCCGCCTGGGGCCTGGCGGGCGGTCCTCTCCGGCGGGCTCGCTGGCGCGGTGGACCCGCGCGCTCGCGTGGCTCAACCTCGGCTTCGTCCTGCTCCAGGGCTTCCTCGTGCTACGGCTCGTCCTGGGCCTGCGCGCCCTGGCCTCGCCCTGAGGCTCACACCCCGCGCTCGTTCGGATCCCAGATGTACTTGTGCATCTGGAGCTGGAAGCGCACCGGCAGCCTGTCCGCGATGACCCACTCGGCCAGGTCCTTGGTGGTGATCTTCCCGTACACGGTGGAGAAGAGCAGCTCGTAGGGCTTGTCCAGCAGCCGGTGCTCGGTGATGAGCCGCTTGCTCCACTCGTAGTCCTCGCGGCTGCCGATGACGAACTTGAGCTCGTCGTTGGCGTTCATCGACTCGAGGTTGCGGTAGTCATTGCGATCGCTCTCGCCCGAGGAGGGCGTCTTCATGTCCACGATCTTGTGCACCGCGGGGGGCACGAGCCGCACGTCGATGGCGCCACTCGTCTCCAGCAGCACGGTGAGGCCGGAGGCGAGCAACTGCTCCATCAGCGGATACACCCCGGGCTGCAACAGGGGCTCGCCTCCGGTCACCTCCACGCGCGGCGCGCCCAGGGCCTTCACCTCGTCCACCACCTCGGAGATCTTGCGGCGCTGGCCGCCATGGAAGGCGAACTCGCTGTCGCAATAGCCGCAGCGCAGGTGACAGCCGGTGAGCCGCACGAAGGAGCACAGCAGCCCGGCGTGCGAGGACTCGCCCTGCACCGAGAGGTAGATTTCCTTGACCACCACCGAGTCAGCGGTGGGAACACGACGGGGCTCGATGTGGGGACGTGCGAGGGGCATGGGCGAGAATCCGGGGGACAATCGCTTCAACCCCACCCGGGCGGGTGATGCAAGCGCGGAGCTGGCCCACGCGGCGGGCCCGCCCCCAGGCGGCGCGGCGGGCGCCCGGAGGCACGGGGTTCAAGGCGAGGGGGGGCGGCCCTTCACCTGGGCGATATGGGAGTCGATGAGCCGCCGCGCGATGCTCAGGGGGGGAGGGATGCGGGGCAGCCGGTCCACGCCGAACCAGCCGGCCTCGGCGATCTCCTGGCCATCCACGCGGATCTCCCCACTGGCGTACTCGGCGGTGAAGCCCACCATGAGCGAGCGGCCGAAGGGCCAGGGCTGGCTGCCGAAGTAGCGCAGGTTCTTCATCTCCAGACCCACCTCCTCGCGCACCTCGCGCGCCACCGTCTCCTCCAGCGACTCGCCCACGTCCACGAAGCCGGCCAGGGTGCTGAAGAAGGCGTCGGGGAAGTTCGCGTTGCGCGCGAGCAGCATCTCGTCCCCGCGGGTGATGAGCACGATGACCGCGGGGGAGATGCGCGGATAGAAGGGGGTGCGGCACGCGGAGCAGCGGCGCGCGCGCTCGCCCGGCGTGAGCACCGTGGGCTGCGCGCAGCGTCCGCAGAAGCGGTGCAGCAGGTCCCACTCGGCGATCGCCAGCGAGCGGCCGACGACGCCGAAGGTCTCCTCGTCCACGCGCGAGTAGAGGGCGCGTCCGGGGATGAACTTCATGCCGGCGGGGGCCTCGGTGTCCTTGGGGACGGCGGTGACGTAGCAGTCCACGCCATCGAGCGTGCCGAGGAAGAGGGCCTGGGCGGCGAGGGAGGGCAGCCGGCCCACGGTGGGCAGGACAGAGGTGCCCTCGCCCTCGCCCTCGGTGACGAGCAGGTCGAAGCCACGGGCGGCGAAGAGCAGGGCGGGGTCGCGCGGACGGTCGGGTGCGTCGAATCCAGGAACGAATCGGGGAGGGCTCACGCGCGACACCTTAGCGGGACCGGCTACGCTTGCGCAGGGGACCCCCGCCCACCCACCTTGGAAACGCCACTTCCATGACCCACGCCGCCGACACCGCCCGCATTCCTCCCGGCCCCAAGGGGCACTGGCTCCTCGGCAATCTTCCCGAGCGCCGGGCCGATCCGCTCACGCTCTTCCTGCGAGGCCGCGAGCGCTACGGGGATGTGGTGCGCTACCCCATGGGTCCCCTGCTCATGTACCAGCTCAGCCACCCGGACGACGTGAAACGTGTCCTCGTGGACAACGCGCAGAACTACCAGAAGACCGCGCTGATGCAGCGGCTGCGGCCCGTGCTGGGCGAGGGGTTGCTCCTGAGCGAGGGGGACTTCTGGAAGCGCCAGCGGCGGCTCGCCCAGCCCGCCTTCCACCGCGAGCGCATGGAGGGCATCGCCACGCTCATCACCCGGCTCGTGGAGGAGTCGCTGCCGCGCTGGGATGCGCTCGCCGCCCGGGGCGAGCCCTTCGATTTGTGCGCGGAGTTGATGCGGCTGGTGCTGTCCATCACCGGCCAGGTGCTCTTCAGCACGGACTTGAGCGGCAGCGCGAGCGACATGGCGCGCGCGGTCACCACCGTGCTGGAGGAGCTCAACCACCGTGTCCTGTCCGCGCTGCCGCTGCCCGCGCTGCTGCCCCTGCCGGGCCACCTGCGGCTGCGTTCGGCCATCCGCGTGTTGGATCGCATCGTCTACGGCATCATCGACGGGCGTCACCGGGGCACGAAGGCGAGCGGGGATCTCCTCTCGCTGCTCATGGATGCGCGCGACGCGGACACCGGCGAGGGCATGAGTGACCGGCAGCTTCGCGACGAGGTGATGACGCTCGTGCTCGCGGGGCACGAGACCACCGCCAACGCGCTCGCGTGGACCTTCCTCCTGTTGCACCAGCACCCCGAGGCGGCGCGGCGGCTCGTCGAGGAGGTGACGAGCGTGCTGGGCGAGCGGACGCCCACGTTCCAGGACCTGTCCCGCCTGCGCTACACGGCACGCGTCTTCGACGAGTCCATGCGGCTCTATCCCCCCGCCTGGCTCATCAGCCGGGTGGCACTCGCCGACGACGTGCTCGGGGGTTACATGCTGCCCCGAGGCTCCATCGTCGTCATGTTGCCGTATGTCATCCACCGCCATCCCGCCTTCTGGGAGCGCCCGGACTCCTTCGACCCGGACCGCTTCCTGCCCGAGCGCACGGGGACGCGTCCGCGCTTCGCCTGGCTGCCCTTCGGGGGTGGACAGCGCATGTGCATTGGCAGTGGGCTCGCCCTGCTGGAGGGACAGATGTGTCTGGCGATGCTCGCGCGGCGCTACCGCTTCCAGTTGGTGCCGGAGCACCCCGTCGTCCCCCAGGCGCTGGTGACCTTGCGGCCCCGGTTTGGTTTGCGAGTCATCGCCTGGCGGCGCGAACCGGGGGAGCTGCCGGGGGAAGTGCTTGACGGTGCCGGGCCGGAGCGCTCGGATGCCCGTCCATGAAAGAGTTGCTCACCCGCGCCGAAGCCACGAACTATCAGGAAACCTCCCGGCACGCCGACGTGCTCGCCTTCGTCGACGCGCTCTGTGCTCGCACGAAGCTCGCGCGGCGCGTGGACTTCG from Cystobacter ferrugineus encodes the following:
- a CDS encoding LysR family transcriptional regulator; translated protein: MDVFQAMRVFAKVVELEGFSRAAERLGISATAASRQVAELEARLGVRLLHRTTRRLYLTDSGRSYYERCAQILNDLDEAELTITSAAGRPQGLLRVAAPVSFGVQHLTPLFLDYMERYPEVKLELSLSDRMVDLVEEGYDLALRITQELKTTLVARPLGVVRLVACAAPTYLKRHGVPRAPEELRHHECLCYTYDALRGVWEFEGPSGPVRVSVQGRLATNNGDSLRAAAVAGRGIILEPTFLVGEDLRQGRLVRLLQDYPVPPLTLYAVYPSRRYLSPKVRTLVDFLVEHLAEPLPWDAWMRGGVRDTGSGR
- a CDS encoding B-box zinc finger protein — encoded protein: MVPPPEPLVSNTPRCPPHQRPAVATCVRCGTFLCGECTELLGEAATCASCLPLLRAHGSASLPLKLAFGLCVAAMMSSPLALLLPLHVKVEPERALIVLPLLRRLPVLNVLAAGVGGVLASRELRRLGPGGRSSPAGSLARWTRALAWLNLGFVLLQGFLVLRLVLGLRALASP
- a CDS encoding radical SAM protein codes for the protein MPLARPHIEPRRVPTADSVVVKEIYLSVQGESSHAGLLCSFVRLTGCHLRCGYCDSEFAFHGGQRRKISEVVDEVKALGAPRVEVTGGEPLLQPGVYPLMEQLLASGLTVLLETSGAIDVRLVPPAVHKIVDMKTPSSGESDRNDYRNLESMNANDELKFVIGSREDYEWSKRLITEHRLLDKPYELLFSTVYGKITTKDLAEWVIADRLPVRFQLQMHKYIWDPNERGV
- the nudC gene encoding NAD(+) diphosphatase, producing the protein MSPPRFVPGFDAPDRPRDPALLFAARGFDLLVTEGEGEGTSVLPTVGRLPSLAAQALFLGTLDGVDCYVTAVPKDTEAPAGMKFIPGRALYSRVDEETFGVVGRSLAIAEWDLLHRFCGRCAQPTVLTPGERARRCSACRTPFYPRISPAVIVLITRGDEMLLARNANFPDAFFSTLAGFVDVGESLEETVAREVREEVGLEMKNLRYFGSQPWPFGRSLMVGFTAEYASGEIRVDGQEIAEAGWFGVDRLPRIPPPLSIARRLIDSHIAQVKGRPPSP
- a CDS encoding cytochrome P450, with translation MTHAADTARIPPGPKGHWLLGNLPERRADPLTLFLRGRERYGDVVRYPMGPLLMYQLSHPDDVKRVLVDNAQNYQKTALMQRLRPVLGEGLLLSEGDFWKRQRRLAQPAFHRERMEGIATLITRLVEESLPRWDALAARGEPFDLCAELMRLVLSITGQVLFSTDLSGSASDMARAVTTVLEELNHRVLSALPLPALLPLPGHLRLRSAIRVLDRIVYGIIDGRHRGTKASGDLLSLLMDARDADTGEGMSDRQLRDEVMTLVLAGHETTANALAWTFLLLHQHPEAARRLVEEVTSVLGERTPTFQDLSRLRYTARVFDESMRLYPPAWLISRVALADDVLGGYMLPRGSIVVMLPYVIHRHPAFWERPDSFDPDRFLPERTGTRPRFAWLPFGGGQRMCIGSGLALLEGQMCLAMLARRYRFQLVPEHPVVPQALVTLRPRFGLRVIAWRREPGELPGEVLDGAGPERSDARP